The Notolabrus celidotus isolate fNotCel1 chromosome 19, fNotCel1.pri, whole genome shotgun sequence DNA window TTGCGTATCCAGGATATTGTCTGTTACGTGTTAGGACCAtgattcctgttttttttaggtATACGTAACAATCCAgtcatgaaatgttaaataatgttCATGAAAACTTGTGCTTGAGTCCTCAGGAAGTGTTCACAAGTAATTTCAGTGACTTTCTGATGTACAAAGTCTCGAGGACCAAGTTGTATTGCTAActctctttttatctcttaTCTCCAAACCCTCTGCAAGTTTATACAACTCAATAACAGAGACAATTACAGATTCAGCCTTAGTCAATTATGTCCTCAAGACAAAGAATGCATTACCTTCAGTTACAAAAAAACAGCTCAccaacaactttaaaaagaagaataaaagctTTGCTCTTCTCTTTATCCTTTCATTATCTCTGACTCCGCTGAGAAAGACTGTTTTTCTGACTGATCCTGCCGGCATGTCAGAATATCTAGAGTATCAGTGAAACTACAGCTGCCTGTCTTAATGGGTAGACTCAGTCATCGATTCTGTTGACACACTGCCAGTGTCTAATAAACTCAAAAGTACCAGCAACACACCTGCTATTAATCAGAACATAAATGTCTTGGATCCAGTGGTTGAGCTTAAAGTATCTCCTCTTCAAGCAGCCAGGTTGTAACTGGTGCTGAACGAGATGACATGTTGTCAGGTAAACACGTGGCAGCTGCTCGAAACTGAGTAAATTATGAGGGCCGTATAtggaaaacaaagtaaaaaccaTAAAACATTCTTTATCAATAAAAGAAGACCACATGCAGAAGTCTAAGTCACAGTCACAAGTCTTGGAATCAGAACTTGTTCAGTTTGAGTCCTGAACTCCAACATTACAACGGGGTCGTCCCTATGTTCCAACATTTTtaggacatttaaaaaattaggtattgtgttcctacatttcccttcaatttaagtcCTAAGGGGGATAAAATCTGATACAGATTTCTGAAAAAGGACATGTGGGAACATAGACACAGACATACAGTATTTTTACTCTCTATATATGTATGTCTGAGAAGTTCTACAATGAACCTGGAGCCTTGTTGTAACCTTGTTGTACATCGGCTGCAAAAGCCTCCAGCTATACTTGAAAAAAACTGCTCTCCTGTCTGCAACAACTGAGATCATGAGGAGAAGATCAGCAACCCTCTGAGGCCACAGTGAAAGGCTGTCAGTCCTCCATGAGACACTGAGCATCTCAGGTCAGTGAAGTCCAGGTAGCacatgattttatttgaaaatctataaattatgaaaatgaatgctcatgtgtttatttgtgcttGACTCCGCTCTGCAGCCCAGAGGCCTCATTCTGTCTGTCACAGCTGCTAACCTATAAGCACCCCACAGAAAACCGAACACTGCTGCCATGGgccttctgtttgtttgactttgtcAGTCTGAATTGAGACGTGCAGACTCTGGACGGGAGGTGAGAATGGGCACCGGCTCACTTTGAGAGGTGCACTTGTTAAATCTCTGGCCATCTTGGACGATGTTTAGACTGGGACGGAGATCCAAACTCTCGACTCCGGTCTGGACGATCATCTTGTGGGTAAGATCTGTATTGCTGAAGATGCCTGAAACCGAGCTTTGCATTCTTTCTGGACCTCAGTGCTGACTCGCAAATTCATTTAATGGGAATGAGCTTGGATAAACATGGGAAAGGGCAGAAGCACTCAGGCTGTAAGGACACTGAAATGTGGAGGAATATTAAAACTTCTCAGGGCTGGTTTCTCAGAATGTGTGTTAAATGCTGCTTGTGATTTTGTAAGCCATCAATTATGTGTGATTGTGCTTTGTTATCATTTAACAGATGAGGTCACCACAGATATCTTGTCTCTAGTTGCAGCTGAAACTGACCGTGCAGATAGTTTTGAAGTTGCTTTCGTAGGTTTTGAGATATCACGCGCTGATGTTACTGTAAGTGATTTCACCAACTAGTTTGAGGACTCCTGTTTGGAGACCTTAAAGGTGTCACTTTGGCCTCTGTGATTTTGTCTTTTAGAGGCAGAATGGATCTTATTATGACAATCGAGTGGAGCTGGAGAGCAAGGGGCAAAGACTTCAGGTTTTGAGAGTTCAATGAGTTTACCTGAAGCTAATTCTCATTTGCTAGTCATGAGCCAGGCTTACAGTTTCGACACGTTGAGAGCAGAAACCAATATCTGCTAATGAGTGCTTACATAGAGGAAATAACAtgacacagtttaaaaagaaggTGCACAGAGTTCAAGAACAGTATAGTTTGTACAGTTCACCACACAGCAATCATTTGTCTGCATGAAAAatgatttcaaaatattcaaTTAGTCAAGCTCAGGGACAGCTAAGGTCACAGCCTGAAATAAAGCATAAATCCAAGCCTCATACATTCAGTGTTGCAAAATCATCAGTGTTATTAAAATCTTTAATGTTtaattgaaatatttaaactgAAATGCAAATccatcctgttgttttttcatttcccttttttatgtttcaagCGCCACAAAGTTTTGTATTTAGAGATCTTGGAGGCTGTTCTTTAATCCCACACATGAATCCCTTTTTCTTCAGGATGGCTGGACACCAAGAGGGTTGAGtgatgaaatatgttttttgcaATTTTGGTCAGCTGACCCTTAAGAATTTTAAAGGTTACTATTAAACGATGTGTTTCAGTGTCGAGTTTCTGAGTCGTCTTGATCTGCTCTGCTCCTATCTTCAATTTTCCATCATAATAAATGTCACACAGCTGAGTCTTTGTCATCAGGGCCAAGTAGTGTTCCAGGCAGCTGCAAGTGTACGGTTTGAAGCCACGCACAGGAGGAATCTGTCTTGTAAACCGATATGGCTGCCCAGCCATGACCTCAGCCTCAAAGCATGAATCCTCAGTATGATCTGTGGGTTTAAAAGCCTGGCTTTGCAGGATAACTGAGACTAATTATCATGTGTCTCAGAGGAAAACAACAGAAGGCTCTGCGATGAACGGTAAAAGGAGTGTCAGAAACAGCCtgcatgtctgtctgtgaggtGAAAGATGCACAGCTTAGACTCTCTGTGATTTGTGAATGGTTTTAAATTATATAACTGAGCTATCAAATCATGGTTTGGCTTCGTTTCTACCGCACAAGACAGTGAAAGAGAATCTGATCTTTTATGTGGAATTATTCCTCATATTTCACCGTATGAACTCTATGCATGAACTACAATAAACTCAAACTCCCAAGGTGCCAAATAATATTTTCCCCTTTCAGCAGCCGATGATTTCTAGTCTCGTCTTTTAACAGCAACAGATGTAGACAAGCTGTTCTCCAGCAGGCCTTCAGGAGTGATGGCCCTATGATCCTGTTGATGTGCACAAAGACTCACGTCATGCAGATGGCAGGTGGTCTTGTACCGGAAAGCTTCCTGGTATCCCCCCAGGGATGGGAGGATGGATAAGAGGAACTAGTTCCCCTGAGGCTTCAGCTGTGAAAGGGTTAAAGAGATGAGCGCTCACACTCTGCTCTGTCCATTAGCTTTAAATACTGGAGGATTGATGTTGATGTAATTGGAGTTGTGAGGAGTGTGTTCAGCCTACATTGGACATGTGTCATAAGTTGAAGATAAGGACATTATTGGTATGACTTGATTCATGCAGAGAggtgaaaacacatttctttaaattGTAGATTTTATGAAAACTAAAGTaagagtttgtttcagctgatgAAGAGACTTTTGGTTTTAGTCACATCTCTATAACTCTGACTCTCATTTTTCTTGTTCAAAAAAGACATGTTGATTTATATCAGCAGGAAAAAGACAGGTTTGAGTGATGGCTGAATTCCATTTGGCTTTTCTGGTCTTGGATTTGCTTAATGCTTTACTGTCACCGCTTATTGGGAAACTAATGACCACAAACATGATTTATGTTTCAAGAAGCACCTCAGCTTTTCCTGTAAAACATCGAAATGTGTTCTGTAACTTTGGAATAACAGTCCTTGGATACTCAACCTCTGAATCAGGTTCTGATCCTGATATGTAGGGAGATGGGTTTTGATGTTATCACATCGGTCCACCAAGACGTATGATGAGTGGTAGTTTAGTGACTAAACAAAGTTGTTGGAGCAGTGAATAGAAAATGTATGACACTCACCTGTAAAGTAATTTAGCTGACCAAGATAAGTATGTGCCTGTATTTCACTCTAACCATGTTAGTAAACTGGAGGAGTAATACCTAATGTGATTAAGTTTTAAAGTGGGAGTGCAATAACCGGACGTGGATGCCATTTATTGAATATGTTGAGTAACTGTTATTCCCagcaacttaaagctgctgttggtagtcgtgatataaacatcagtttggataGATATTTCGattgtcaacactacccctccccaccagatttcccctACTTCTCGTGcgtgttctatgaggaagtagtgccggcttcccagccaatcaggacgacCTAGTAGGGGCCACcagtcgaccaatcaggacagagggttggggggttgctctgattggtccgtgataacgggaatgataacattgctttatacaaaggcattggaaaacacagagattttgccataatctcaaattactcaattactgatgagtactgatggttatgaatttttttccaaacccagcacaaaaaaagtattgttttttaccccattcctaccaacagcaccTTTAAAGCAACATGTCTGTGGTGGAATTTAGACCTGATCATGAGGTGAAATGTAAATGTCCCTGTTTCCCAACTGACCTGTGTTTTCTTGATCTCCTTTAAATCTACTGCAAGTAATTTATGTACCCTGTTGTCCCTTACAGCtgaagtgttttgtttgtgtatatACACAATTACACTATATATATGGCATTATACCTGTTTAATGCCAGTTGTTGGCAATACTTTGGTTTttgttataaaagaaaatgtgaaaatgaaaaaataaagtttccaaaaaaataaaatgagtgcTGTTGATTTGTTTTGCCTTTGCTTTTAACAGGACAGCTATGGAGAGGCAAGGAATGTGTGGAAGCTATGCACTACACAAATTAGCACTAAAGTCACTTTATACTTCCATTAAAGTCTGGAGCTGCTAGTTTTAATGTATTTGATCGCTttgatgcttcttttttactccGCACTGCTCCTTGATATCCTTGTTTACTTAAACTATTCAACTTTGTCTCTtatgtttgcttgttttgttaACCAGAGCAGGAAAATCCAATTTTGATGTACCCATGGTCAAGAATCCAGAACTTTGCCTCTGTAATGGGGCACTTCCTGTATTCAACAAGTACAACAGAACTTTAGTGCATACCAAGTGACTAAAGTTCAGGAGGTTTAGACTGATTATGAGATAGACTTACCAAAGCCTGAGtttagaccaaaaaaaaaaacagaggcagTTAAAGCCAAGTTTGGGTAACCCTTAGTTtttgaatatatggaatgagcTTTTCTTAGCATTTCCACAAAGCTGAGCAAAGAGGGCAGCACAAATGTACccctaataataaaaaaaaaaaaaaaaaacagaagctaaTGTGAAACAAAAATCTTCATTCTGAACAACCAAATTACCAACTATAAATATTTACAGTGAGATTTACAGCAGGGACCTTTTTTAAACCAGCATTCAACCAAtcatgcagagaaaaaaaaacaaacaaaaaaaaacccttgaAGTAATTTTGTTGGAACTTTATTTCATTAGCTTCTCCCCCCATGACATTTGTTCCCACAGAAAGTGACTTTTTAGAAAAGTGGTCAACATGCCAGGTTTTAGTCCAGGCACAACATGTGGAGCTTAGAATCATCCAAATTTGGTCTTAGAGCAGCCTCTAGTGGTGGTCCAAATATGACAAGGGAGCAAAATCTGGTCTGAACCATTTAATAgacaatttaaaaacaagacaagaaagtAAAATCCTTTAAAAAGTATTGCTGTACATTTTACACAATTACTGCCATACACACATTAAGAGAAAGAGGCtatttaaaagaaagcagggtcACATTATCCAATGAACCTCTCCCATTACTGACCATTTCAAAGCATGCCACCAGTTTTAGATGCAAGCATGGACACTACAAGGGTTTAAATGGTAATAAGGGCACAAGTTAGTGATAGTCATTTCGTCAAAGATTCCTATTACATCAGTTGGCGTAAGTAGTGCATTAACTGAGCAATTATGATCTATTTTGTGTACCATAAGGTCATCAGAGTGCTAACACTTAAAACGTGTGGCATGCTTTCCTAAATAGTCAGTAAAAGATAAACACAATGTCAGTTGTTAAACATGCAAACCACCGAGCTGGTCTTCAGTTTGCAGATTTCCCTCAGTCATGTTTAAAAGTTTAAGTTACAACTATATAAATCAGCACATGGTGCTTAAAACAGTCCATCACTGGGTTTGCTTCGCAAGATCCCTGACCAGTGAAGACTTGAGCTGGGAGATTGTCGCAATACGCATCTGCTTGGAGGTTGAATACTTGCCTTTAATAGCCTGTAGACAGAAAGATGCACACCATTAGTACTGCATACATTCTCCATCCAAGTTTAACCAAGCTAAAGACTCAATTTAAACCAGTCATGTTCACACGTACCATGTGTTTGGTCTGACCGTCGTTCACTTTCACAACATTTTTGGCAATGTGTGCCATCACAGGAATCAAACTCTCTGCTGTGTAGTCCATGTAGTGCTGCAGTGTCACATCCTGAGGAGAGAGGGCAGAAAAGGTCAATCTACAGGATTACTTTTACTCAATACTGCCAGCAGGACTCATTCAGAGCTGGGAAAATctgcttttggcttttttgcaccatctgcatggaacgctcttcaaaagcactttataatgactaaaagaaaccagtgcattcgtttttttaaagcattagttttaaatgttttaacctctgattgcaccCGTTTCAACTGACTGTTAAATTACCTTTCAAtggttttaacattactttttactttattattatttaaaaaaaaaaaaaaggttcccttttgtttgcttgtcatgcatttgaATGTTTCTTTGATATGCTcgacgtcattgtaaatgattttcaattttaaataaaagataattatTTTATCAGGTGGTAGCTTCCATGTTGTCAATATACTGCTCCCAGAAAGGAGGGGAAAGTTTGAGTGCAACCTTGAGGCCTAAACTGCATATTGCTTTACACTCCTGCTCTTGAGGGTCATTTTTACAATAGCTGTTATATTCATTAAAAAGATGTTAATTGATCATAATGAGAGGCTCtatagaaaagaaacaaaagcacaGCACCACAATTTGACTCACCCATTCACCAGCATCTAAGATCTTCAGGGTTAGTGCCAAAGAAGCACTTGCGATCATGGAGGGCGGGAAGTGAACCATCTCGTAGTCGACCATGGTGAGTTCAAGGAGGTATTTAGCCAGGGTGTGTTGCTCAGCAGTGACCTAAACAAGTCAAGAGAAGTTAGCATAAACTGATAATCCAAAAGCTAGTAAAGCAATCACTGAATTACATTTTTCCATTACAAACCTCATAAATCTTTGAAGCCCTTCTGAGGAACTGCAGGGGAAGAGGGCGGCCCAGTTTGAATTTAAGCACCCGGAGGATTGTCATCTCCATGTCTCGGATCTGAGCGGTCGTGTAGGCACGGTCTGTCACGTAGGCAAAGTCTGAGATCTCCGGGGGATACATCTCCTCGTATTTGGAAGCAAGGAACATGGCGGTCACACCAACCAGCTGCAGCTGCTTCTTGGGGACTGGGTGGTCCTGTTGGAGGGAGAATCCCATGCGGTTTAGAATATTTACCCATGAAataaaatccacacacacactctcatttgTGTAATTATCTCACCTGAAGAAAGCGGTCAATGATTCCTACGGTCATGTACATAGTCTCCTGCAGCAGACGGAACTTGAGGTTCACTTGCACCAGCCAGTCAATGAGAATGGCTCGCATGTTTCCAGTCACCTCCCGACTCTGCAGGAAGTTGGGCCTGACGTTCTGATCCACCTGAGAAGAAACCAAAAACTGTTAATTcaaaatacacagagagaggacacagaTTTTATCATAGGAAGTTGAAGAGGAGTTACCTCAAGCTGCCTGAGGTACTTGTAAATATCCTTCACATATTCACTGCACAGCATGGGGTTCTCGTAATCATCTGCGTCCACATCCCTGACGGCGGTGTGAAGGATGACATCTGAAAACGCTTGACAGAGGTCTCCAGGTTCACAGCCAGACGTCTCCATTGGAGTGGGGGATGCAGGTTCAGGCTGGAAGGATCAAAAACCAAACAGGTGATAAGACAAAACAGAAGCACCACACCCAACAACCgctcatttgtattttaaaaaccaGATCGCTTACCTGCACCTCAGGCTCAGGTTTAACAGGAACAACATTTTTAGGTTTTGGTGCTTCAGCAGCTGCTTTTTCAGCTCTGGTGGTGACTTTGGTCTTTGTAGGCTCAGCCTTCACAGCcttaaaatgaaagcaaaataaGTTAAATCATGCAAAAATCATTCTTTGGAGATACTTTGAATGATGTTTGAGTGATTGTCCAAACAAATGTGACCTCTTGAATATGCAAAAAGCTTGTTCAAAACAGCAAAATGCTCAGATTTTAGGAAAAAGGGATCCAGCTGACCTCACTACATTTATGCATTCAATGAATAGCTAGAAATCTTTTTGCATGTGCATGCTCTCACTTTGCACACAAGACCTCTTTTAAGACTTTAAACATGATCTTTTTCGCAGTTAATAGCAGGAAGTGAATCTGAGATAAGATGCTCCATCTAAAATAAGAAGGTCAAATGAATTTGgaccattttgttttgtttttttaccttctTCTGTGGCTCTTTGTTAGCAGTGATGTTTCCTATTTCACCCAGAGCAGCTCTAGGCTTCAGCCCAGGCCCGGTCACCGAGCAGGCCTTTCCACCAACATCAGACCTGGTGGATGCCAAGCGGTTCTGTGGAAACACAAAGTCTTCATGTCAATGCAAAGCTTGTTATTTTATGAAATTATATTGCAGAGTCTGAATCGAATTCCTTTTGTGGAACGGATGCACGAGATCAGATCCGACATAATCGCACGAGGACTTTAAATTACTTgtgttttaaaacataaattcaaGAGAAACAGTTCAAATTAAAGTGTTCTCACTGTGAGGGAAAGGAAAAGTAATAAAAACCATGAAATAACTTACCCTTGTCACTCTGAGAGCCATTTCGATATGTGTGATGCttccacagacagacagagacttgTAATGGAGGATGTGATGCCGTTCAGTTTTTCAGCTTGCTTGTCTTGGTTTAAATCCTCGCACGCTGCACGCTGATTCGCTGCGTCTGGAATCTCCCCGGCATCTGATTGGTTGAGCGCATCTGTTTCGAATGCATTCCCAGGGCAACTAGTGGTCACGTGGTTTAGCTTTTCGttcacttcctgttcctgttagcttttgttttttatttacaaccTTCAACCTATGCCTTCAACATCAGAAAATAACATTGATATTCGATCAAAAAGGCTTATACGTTTATATTTGTTCTCCAAATTAAACTTTTACTGGTGCCATAAATAACTCTGTGATTAAAACAAACGTAAAGCTGACGGATTGATTTAAGAGTATTAAGATGACGTGATACAAAAGTTTCTCTCAGGCTCATCTTTATTCAAAGTGCAGATTCaagcaaattaaaacaaaaaaatcaatttattttaaacatcctCTTTTTTGATTTAATAGCATTAAAAGcatgtttgaatattttttaattgtataaataaattataaattgaataataataaatattaaataaaataactacaATTAAAGCCCTAATTTTTAAGGGCTAAACCCCAGATTGCATGTGTATGGAACCTGACTTGACAGTTTACATGATTATTCACTGTTGACAATCATCTTTTACATTAACGGTGTCCCTGTTTTTGTACTTTGCTCACTCTCcactcaaaaaaacaaacccatAAATGGTATAACATGCTGGGACCATATGATGTCTTTAGGTAatcatttgacattttcttgTAGCTTAAATAGTTAGAGTTTACAATATtgataatgaatataatatctGAGGCAATGCCTCTCAGCCTGCCAGCTGTAAGGATCTTATTTTGGTGGCATGAATAGCATAATCATGAGTCAGACAGAGAAACTGCAGCCCATGCTGATAGCCAGGGCGtagtatattttttttaacaagtaaagcttttttttttatcaattcataatcagttaattttatttgtgtGGTGTCAATTAACATCACATTCACACTTTACCCAAAGTACTGTGAATGTGATGTGTCTAATCCGTACtcttttatttgaaaaagacaacatgaatCCACCATGTGTAAACACGAGGCTAATTTTAGAAGTAACGGTGGCAGATCCAGATTCATGTTACACAGTGTTGCAACAGTCTTGGGCCTCAGAAGCTGACCACAGAGGAggtgcagaaagagagagattgaTAGAAACAAACAGCAAGAACAACACAACAGGTAAAACAGATTTATGGTTATGATGCCTGCaataatggtaaaagtgttaTTCCTTTAGTCCTACATACACTGCTGCACTAACTTTAATATTCAAGAATGTGCTTCAAATGGGAAGTGGATCTAAGCATGTGAAGACAACACATCTTGTGTGTATTGTTGTTTCTTGTTCACCAACAGactgcctgtctgtgatgttAAGCCTTTTTTATCACAAATGAATTGACTCTAACTGAACACGTACAGCGTCAAAGTCTTACGTTTCTCACTACTAAAAGCAAAAGgcatcatttaaacatttaacgaTGAGTGTATACATCTTGACTTATTGCAACAGCAAATTTGGATTAGGAACTAACAACACTGTGTTTTATGAAGATACTGAACTACCTGCcaattattttttacagtgtatgtaGCCTACCTATACCCTTATCTAAAAGTTTTCCATCTGAAATTAATCTCTAGAAAGGATATCACCTCTGGGTTTATCATTTCAATTTCACACAATGTGTCCTGTGTATTTTTTAATGAGTTTCTATCTTACTCAAAGGCAGTGGTGGACACAATTTAATGACTTAGGTCAAAGTCCTGGTCACATATTAAtctaatacaagtgaaagttgctcagtCAAATACTCACTTGACTCACTGGAggacttgcttttaaaaatactgaagaacTCAAACTACTTCaagctactttttttttttcaaaatatgttgtattttcacaacgTGAGTGTAGTTTGGAAtacatgggtgtacattctgctatgTTGTTTATTTAGAGAATATTACTGACATGTTTAAACTCACATGCCACATACTTCCAGATGTGCAGCAAAATaggaataaaaattaaaagaacCAGCCCTTGAATAAAAATGGCAACTAAATTACTACAAACACTGACAACTTGgattaaaatgttcatctgtaattaaacaaatgttcagCTATacctcaacacgctttctcaggtggatgatacgtatcattcttaatTTCCAAAACCTCAATCAATTGGCTtgagatatggccatgggtacACAGGTGGAGAATCATCCTCCTGTAAGTTTCTGaggcctgatctgagtgacgTTTATGTTGTGCTTGCTCTACTTTCTACCAGATGGATGACGTATGGAAACACCCCATACACAATCCACCCTGGGCTAGAACAGTTCATTGTTTCACAGATTTTAGAAAGAAAAGGAATTCATCAGCTGGCTTCAGAACAAAAATAGAGCAACAAGAACATTCAAAGAAATGTAGCTGAGTCagaagtatgatatttgtcttttaaatgtgatgGAGTAAAAGTTGAGTATCCGGTTCcagttcaggttcaggttcaggttcaggttcagttcAGGTTATGTTATTTGTACTGTAGTAAACTtgtttgcagccagtgagatatTAGATCAGTACAGAGTTACGAGACAGATTTAACATGAACAAACTACTTGTAGTTGCTAAACAtactcagtggtggacaaagtagaCAACGTCATTACttcagtcagagtatagatcctcctggtcaaacattactccaatacaagtgaaagttgttcagtcagattatgacttgagttaaagtcctggggTGCTTTCTTtggaaaatactgaagtattcaaatgttcacctggaatcaaagcagtgtgttagctaccgacctccacatgctttctcaggttagatagTGATGTTTTTTAGGCTGTGAGGAAGTTTGTgaggtaaacagatcagagatttacaacaatacaaacaatcattctttatttcaaaacctcaaatgtgggtttaaaatatggctgtggtgctcaggtagagaatcatcatccttct harbors:
- the ccnb1 gene encoding G2/mitotic-specific cyclin-B1 — its product is MALRVTRNRLASTRSDVGGKACSVTGPGLKPRAALGEIGNITANKEPQKKAVKAEPTKTKVTTRAEKAAAEAPKPKNVVPVKPEPEVQPEPASPTPMETSGCEPGDLCQAFSDVILHTAVRDVDADDYENPMLCSEYVKDIYKYLRQLEVDQNVRPNFLQSREVTGNMRAILIDWLVQVNLKFRLLQETMYMTVGIIDRFLQDHPVPKKQLQLVGVTAMFLASKYEEMYPPEISDFAYVTDRAYTTAQIRDMEMTILRVLKFKLGRPLPLQFLRRASKIYEVTAEQHTLAKYLLELTMVDYEMVHFPPSMIASASLALTLKILDAGEWDVTLQHYMDYTAESLIPVMAHIAKNVVKVNDGQTKHMAIKGKYSTSKQMRIATISQLKSSLVRDLAKQTQ